A stretch of the Zonotrichia leucophrys gambelii isolate GWCS_2022_RI unplaced genomic scaffold, RI_Zleu_2.0 Scaffold_402_46145, whole genome shotgun sequence genome encodes the following:
- the LOC135441651 gene encoding TBC1 domain family member 17-like, whose product RAVAEAPPWAPRSRLRELLLTHCMWHFDLGYVGGMSEVLAPLAETIPDEAEAFWAFCSVMGAVGESFGPGRSGLRRRLGALRALAALLEPGLGQRLGEKMGKNTKNNGEK is encoded by the exons AGCGGGCCGTGGCCGAGGCCCCTCCGTGGGCGCCGCGCTCGCGGCtgcgggagctgctgctgacacactGCATGTGGCACTTCGACCTGG ggtaCGTGGGGGGGATGAGCGAGGTCCTGGCCCCCCTGGCCGAGACCATCCCGGACGAGGCCGAGGCGTTCTGGGCCTTCTGCAGCGTCATGGGCGCCGtg ggTGAGAGTTTCGGGCCGGGCCGTTCCGGGCTCCGGCGCCGCCTGGGGGCGCTGCGGGCGCTGGCGGCGCTGCTGGAGCCGGGCCTGGGCCAGCGGCTCGgtgagaaaatggggaaaaataccaaaaataatggggaaaaatga